One Thermoanaerobacter pseudethanolicus ATCC 33223 DNA window includes the following coding sequences:
- the spoIIID gene encoding sporulation transcriptional regulator SpoIIID has product MKDYIEERTLEISKYIVEHKATVREAAKVFGVSKSTVHKDVTERLPDINFELYKEVREILSKNKAERHIRGGKATKIKYQKTNNKF; this is encoded by the coding sequence TTGAAAGATTACATAGAAGAGAGAACACTAGAAATATCAAAATATATAGTAGAACACAAAGCAACTGTAAGAGAAGCTGCGAAGGTTTTTGGAGTTAGCAAAAGCACAGTTCACAAAGATGTGACAGAAAGGCTTCCAGATATAAACTTTGAATTATATAAAGAAGTGAGAGAGATTCTAAGCAAAAATAAAGCGGAAAGGCATATAAGAGGAGGAAAAGCAACTAAAATAAAATATCAAAAAACGAACAATAAATTTTAA
- a CDS encoding M23 family metallopeptidase: protein MRINRENLIRFFDRKGFYIVLFLSVVVIAATSVYVTNNNLKKLEELRKAQQEEINSAIESDWGYEEELAQAQEEKEQQNNSTAVISQQQENNVSDKKENPQPVTKNSDEVKSSGKNDSLTNSKVATVMASTTSTIKKDSNLSSTMLVLLKPVNGDIILEFAKDKLVFSKTLQEWTTHKGVDIGSNLGEPVLSAMDGIVTKVYKDPKLGNTVVIKNGKWETRYANLDDEILAKEQEKIVRGQQIGKIGESAKFEVGEGPHLHFELLENGIPVDPIAYFK from the coding sequence GTGAGAATAAACAGGGAAAATTTAATAAGATTTTTTGATAGAAAGGGTTTTTACATAGTATTATTTTTATCCGTAGTAGTGATAGCCGCTACATCAGTTTATGTTACTAATAATAATTTAAAAAAATTAGAAGAACTCAGAAAAGCACAGCAAGAAGAAATTAATTCAGCTATTGAAAGTGATTGGGGTTATGAAGAAGAACTAGCGCAAGCTCAGGAAGAAAAAGAACAGCAAAATAATTCTACAGCTGTTATCAGCCAACAACAAGAAAATAACGTATCTGACAAAAAAGAAAATCCTCAACCGGTAACAAAAAATAGTGACGAGGTTAAAAGTTCAGGGAAAAATGATAGTTTAACAAACAGCAAAGTAGCAACTGTTATGGCAAGTACTACATCCACAATAAAAAAAGATAGTAATTTATCTTCTACGATGTTAGTTTTATTGAAGCCTGTAAATGGAGACATAATATTAGAATTTGCTAAAGATAAGCTTGTATTTTCAAAAACCCTTCAAGAATGGACAACTCATAAAGGTGTAGATATTGGATCAAACTTAGGAGAACCTGTATTGTCAGCTATGGATGGAATTGTGACAAAGGTATATAAAGATCCAAAATTAGGGAATACTGTTGTTATAAAAAATGGAAAATGGGAAACACGGTATGCAAATTTAGACGATGAGATTTTAGCAAAGGAACAAGAAAAAATAGTAAGAGGACAGCAAATAGGGAAAATAGGAGAATCAGCAAAGTTTGAAGTTGGGGAAGGACCCCACTTACATTTTGAACTTTTAGAAAATGGAATACCTGTTGATCCAATAGCATATTTTAAATAA
- a CDS encoding low molecular weight protein arginine phosphatase, whose product MKVLFVCTGNSCRSPMAEGLFNDKAKAFGKDFEAKSAGVFAPEGFPASQEAIEVLKQDYNIDISNHRSKSLRRQDLEEADLILAMSNSHKQSILSKYPEYSHKVFTIKEFVGLQGEVEDPYGMPIEVYRQTARELDNLISKIITKISEGREKR is encoded by the coding sequence ATGAAAGTATTATTTGTGTGCACTGGGAATAGCTGTAGAAGCCCTATGGCAGAGGGACTTTTTAATGACAAAGCGAAAGCTTTCGGTAAGGACTTTGAAGCAAAATCTGCTGGAGTATTTGCTCCAGAAGGTTTTCCAGCTTCGCAAGAAGCAATAGAAGTATTAAAACAGGATTATAATATAGATATTTCAAACCACAGGTCAAAAAGTTTAAGACGTCAAGATTTAGAAGAGGCTGATTTAATTTTAGCCATGTCGAATTCTCATAAACAGAGCATACTTTCTAAGTACCCAGAATATTCCCATAAAGTTTTTACTATAAAAGAATTTGTAGGGCTACAGGGAGAGGTTGAGGACCCTTATGGCATGCCTATAGAAGTGTATAGACAAACGGCTCGCGAGTTAGACAATCTAATTTCAAAGATTATAACCAAAATTTCAGAAGGAAGGGAAAAACGGTGA
- the upp gene encoding uracil phosphoribosyltransferase produces the protein MYKNVFVIDHPLIQHKISLIRDENTGSKEFRELVEEIAMLMAYEVTRDLPLEEIEVKTPVAVAKTKVIAGKKLGIIPILRAGLGMVDGMLKLIPAAKVGHIGIYRDPETLKPVEYYCKLPSDIAERDLIVVDPMLATGGSACAAIHFLKERGAQNIKLVNLIAAPEGIEAVHRDHPEVPIYVASIDQGLNEHGYIVPGLGDAGDRLFGTK, from the coding sequence ATGTATAAAAATGTATTTGTCATTGACCATCCACTTATTCAACATAAAATAAGCCTTATAAGAGATGAAAATACAGGTTCTAAAGAATTTAGAGAGTTAGTAGAAGAAATTGCAATGCTCATGGCATATGAAGTCACAAGAGATTTGCCTCTTGAGGAGATAGAGGTAAAAACTCCAGTGGCAGTGGCAAAGACAAAAGTGATTGCAGGGAAAAAATTAGGAATAATCCCTATATTAAGGGCAGGATTAGGAATGGTGGATGGAATGTTAAAACTCATTCCAGCTGCTAAAGTAGGACATATAGGAATTTACAGGGACCCTGAAACTTTAAAACCTGTAGAATATTACTGTAAACTGCCTTCCGACATAGCAGAAAGAGACCTCATTGTGGTAGACCCTATGCTTGCGACAGGAGGTTCTGCTTGTGCTGCCATACATTTTCTCAAAGAAAGAGGCGCACAAAATATAAAATTGGTGAATTTAATAGCTGCTCCAGAAGGAATTGAGGCAGTTCACAGAGACCATCCAGAGGTTCCAATTTACGTGGCCAGCATAGACCAAGGTTTAAATGAACATGGTTATATTGTACCGGGTTTAGGAGATGCAGGAGATAGGCTTTTCGGCACAAAGTGA
- the spoIID gene encoding stage II sporulation protein D — MRYVAYGVFTIFFSLIILPSIIVFGFNFHKTFSVPSQEIKLVDNGKLVKLEDTSNYKTINVFITNQNKIQKMDLEEYVKGVVAAEMPAEFEMEALKAQAVAARTYALSKEIALGGKGCELHPGADVCADSEHCQAWQSEGELRQKWGENFDKYYAKISQAVEDTRGLVLVYDDALIVPAYHAISGGKTENSEDVWQSKIPYLRSVVSPGEEVASKYKTTVIVSKEEFINKLKQKEPSLKLDNSNILTQIKDVERTQVGHVKTLKIGNITFNGKDIKEIFDLNSTNFSFEAQGNNIVITVIGYGHGVGMSQYGANAMAKQGKKFDEILKYYYTGIEIVKIEDLLKIQH; from the coding sequence ATGAGATATGTTGCTTATGGAGTTTTCACAATATTTTTTAGTTTGATAATTTTGCCATCTATAATAGTGTTTGGCTTTAATTTTCATAAAACTTTTTCTGTACCTTCCCAAGAAATAAAATTAGTGGATAACGGGAAATTAGTAAAATTAGAGGACACAAGTAATTACAAAACTATAAATGTTTTTATAACAAACCAAAACAAAATACAAAAAATGGATTTAGAGGAATACGTAAAAGGAGTAGTTGCTGCAGAAATGCCTGCGGAGTTTGAAATGGAAGCTTTAAAGGCACAAGCTGTTGCAGCGAGGACTTATGCTCTCTCAAAGGAAATAGCTTTGGGAGGAAAGGGTTGCGAATTACATCCAGGAGCTGATGTGTGCGCCGATTCTGAACATTGCCAAGCATGGCAATCTGAGGGGGAGTTGAGGCAAAAATGGGGAGAAAATTTTGATAAATACTATGCCAAAATATCTCAAGCAGTAGAAGATACAAGAGGACTTGTCTTAGTGTACGATGATGCTTTAATTGTGCCAGCTTATCATGCTATAAGTGGAGGGAAAACAGAGAATTCTGAGGACGTATGGCAGAGTAAAATTCCTTATTTAAGAAGTGTGGTTTCTCCTGGAGAAGAGGTAGCATCAAAATATAAAACTACTGTTATAGTGTCAAAAGAAGAATTTATAAATAAATTAAAGCAAAAAGAGCCTTCTTTGAAATTGGATAATAGCAATATTTTAACTCAAATAAAAGATGTAGAAAGAACACAAGTTGGGCACGTTAAAACTTTAAAAATAGGGAATATAACTTTTAATGGTAAAGATATAAAAGAAATTTTTGATTTAAATTCTACAAATTTTAGCTTTGAGGCACAAGGAAATAACATTGTAATAACCGTCATAGGTTATGGTCACGGAGTGGGAATGAGTCAATATGGAGCAAATGCAATGGCGAAACAAGGGAAAAAGTTTGACGAAATATTGAAATATTATTATACAGGGATAGAAATAGTAAAAATTGAAGATTTATTGAAAATACAGCACTGA
- the murA gene encoding UDP-N-acetylglucosamine 1-carboxyvinyltransferase: MITTKFIVEKSPPLKGSVKISGAKNSVLPIIAASLLSSGEIVLDDIPTLEDVNVMIELIKHFGAICEFENEKLKIKVDIKDVEAPYDLVKKMRASFLVMGPILARLGHAKISMPGGCAIGSRPIDLHLKGFQTLGADITIGHGYVEARAKKLTGKKIYLDFPSVGATENIMMAAVFAEGVTIIENAAEEPEIVDLANFLNKMGANIKGAGTDTIRIEGVKELKGAEHTVIPDRIEAGTFMVAAAMTGGNVLIENVIVDHVRSIIAKLTECGIKITEEPKGLRVKGIKNYKAVDIKTLPYPGFPTDMQAQMMVMMTVAKGTSVIIETVFENRFMHVDELKRMGANIKIEGRSAVVTGVDHLTGAEVKATDLRAGAALVLAGLIAEGRTEINDIYHIDRGYVKMEEKLKNLGAIIYRI; this comes from the coding sequence GTGATAACAACGAAATTTATTGTTGAAAAAAGCCCACCTCTTAAAGGAAGTGTAAAAATAAGTGGTGCTAAAAATTCTGTATTACCTATAATTGCCGCTTCTTTGTTGTCATCAGGAGAAATAGTGTTAGATGACATACCTACTTTAGAGGATGTCAATGTCATGATAGAGTTAATTAAGCATTTTGGTGCTATATGTGAATTTGAAAATGAGAAATTAAAGATAAAAGTGGATATTAAAGATGTAGAAGCCCCATATGATTTGGTGAAGAAAATGAGAGCATCGTTTTTGGTGATGGGACCCATACTTGCAAGGTTGGGGCACGCTAAAATTTCTATGCCAGGTGGGTGCGCTATTGGTTCTCGACCAATAGATTTGCATTTAAAAGGATTTCAAACTTTGGGAGCAGATATCACCATAGGACATGGTTATGTAGAAGCACGAGCCAAAAAATTGACAGGCAAAAAAATTTATTTAGATTTTCCAAGTGTTGGGGCTACAGAAAACATCATGATGGCGGCAGTTTTTGCGGAAGGAGTTACTATAATAGAAAACGCTGCGGAAGAGCCGGAAATTGTTGACCTTGCCAATTTTCTCAACAAGATGGGAGCAAATATTAAAGGCGCGGGGACAGATACAATAAGAATTGAAGGAGTAAAGGAGCTAAAAGGGGCTGAGCATACTGTCATACCAGATAGAATTGAAGCAGGGACTTTTATGGTAGCAGCTGCAATGACTGGAGGAAATGTTCTTATAGAAAATGTCATAGTGGATCATGTAAGGTCTATAATTGCGAAATTAACAGAATGCGGAATTAAGATAACAGAAGAACCTAAGGGACTGCGAGTCAAAGGAATCAAAAATTATAAAGCAGTGGACATAAAAACTCTTCCTTATCCAGGCTTTCCTACAGATATGCAAGCTCAAATGATGGTTATGATGACAGTGGCAAAAGGGACAAGCGTTATAATAGAAACAGTTTTTGAAAATAGATTTATGCATGTGGATGAGCTAAAGCGTATGGGGGCAAATATAAAGATAGAAGGGAGAAGCGCTGTTGTTACAGGAGTAGATCATTTGACAGGTGCAGAAGTTAAAGCAACGGATTTAAGGGCGGGAGCAGCCTTAGTATTGGCAGGACTTATTGCAGAAGGTAGGACTGAAATAAACGATATTTATCATATTGACAGAGGTTATGTAAAAATGGAAGAAAAGTTAAAAAATCTTGGTGCAATCATATATAGAATATAA
- a CDS encoding rod shape-determining protein, protein MFAISKDIGIDLGTASVLVYIKGEGIVLKEPSVVAIDRNTNKILAVGEEAQRMVGRTPGNILAMKPMRAGVISDYDVTEKMLRYFINKACGGRFLLRPKIMICIPSGVTQVEKRAVIDAALQAGARKAYLIEEPIAAAIGAGLDISQPSGNMIVDIGGGTTDIAVISLGSSVVSKNIKVAGDNFDEAIIRHMRKKHHIIIGERMAEEIKINIGTAYFDGKEEKMLVKGRSLMSGLPQNVEVTSSEICEALKEPLEEIVEAVHSVLERTPPELAADISDKGIVLTGGGALLKGMDRLLRERMNTPVYLANDPISCVALGAGKALDSLELLEKSETVIDVYKINK, encoded by the coding sequence ATGTTTGCGATCTCTAAGGATATCGGAATTGACCTTGGCACGGCATCTGTCCTGGTCTACATCAAAGGGGAAGGAATTGTTTTAAAAGAACCATCAGTTGTAGCAATTGATAGAAATACTAATAAAATTCTTGCAGTTGGCGAAGAAGCACAAAGAATGGTAGGCAGGACGCCAGGGAATATATTAGCCATGAAGCCTATGAGGGCGGGAGTAATTTCTGACTACGACGTTACAGAGAAAATGCTTAGGTATTTTATAAACAAAGCCTGCGGGGGAAGGTTTTTATTAAGACCCAAAATAATGATTTGTATTCCAAGTGGCGTAACACAGGTAGAAAAAAGAGCTGTCATTGATGCAGCATTACAAGCAGGAGCGCGAAAAGCTTATCTAATCGAAGAACCTATTGCGGCAGCCATAGGAGCAGGATTAGATATATCACAGCCTAGTGGAAATATGATTGTAGATATTGGGGGAGGCACCACTGACATAGCCGTAATTTCTTTGGGGAGTTCAGTGGTGTCTAAAAATATTAAAGTAGCGGGGGACAATTTTGATGAGGCAATTATAAGGCATATGAGAAAAAAACATCATATAATAATAGGAGAAAGAATGGCAGAAGAAATAAAGATAAATATAGGTACTGCCTACTTTGACGGTAAAGAAGAGAAAATGCTAGTAAAAGGGAGAAGTTTAATGTCAGGCTTGCCTCAGAATGTAGAAGTGACTTCCAGTGAAATATGTGAAGCATTAAAAGAGCCTCTTGAAGAAATTGTTGAAGCTGTCCACAGTGTATTAGAAAGAACACCTCCTGAATTAGCGGCGGACATAAGTGACAAAGGGATAGTACTCACGGGGGGCGGAGCATTGCTAAAAGGAATGGACAGGCTTTTAAGAGAAAGGATGAATACACCTGTATATCTTGCAAATGACCCTATAAGTTGTGTGGCTTTAGGTGCAGGGAAGGCATTGGATTCTCTTGAATTATTAGAAAAATCAGAAACTGTAATAGACGTATACAAAATCAATAAGTAA
- a CDS encoding YwmB family TATA-box binding protein — protein sequence MFKKIFTGLIIFIVIFSFGFQKQTFLSLTEDVSLTKEVFLTTGATYEYANINGWAKVDNVFTNFDNLTKYVEKALESMEIDKEKIKVSKSEKDNFRQIEIDYSENMRAISIVAQSIKNRDKGEAYLLIDEYLLKGYQDVEKEKKLIDNTFKELKGKPEITTCFVGTFKGKLNKEKNSSIVKLILDKLDAQKVEGMEDENIISVSAYSSKLKEYIKLGSEKINLNVAIRYSSFDDKTYIWVATPIIAIEY from the coding sequence GTGTTTAAAAAAATATTTACAGGATTAATAATTTTTATTGTAATATTTTCATTTGGATTTCAAAAACAGACTTTTCTTTCATTGACGGAAGATGTTTCACTGACAAAAGAAGTCTTTTTAACGACAGGAGCCACTTATGAATATGCGAATATAAACGGGTGGGCAAAAGTCGACAATGTATTTACAAATTTTGACAATTTAACAAAATATGTTGAAAAAGCACTTGAAAGCATGGAAATTGACAAAGAAAAAATTAAGGTATCAAAAAGCGAAAAAGATAATTTTCGACAGATAGAAATAGACTATTCAGAAAATATGAGAGCAATAAGTATTGTGGCGCAAAGTATAAAGAATAGGGATAAAGGAGAGGCATACTTGTTAATAGATGAATATTTACTAAAAGGATATCAAGATGTTGAAAAAGAAAAAAAACTTATCGATAATACTTTTAAGGAATTAAAAGGGAAACCGGAGATAACAACCTGCTTTGTAGGGACTTTTAAAGGGAAGTTGAATAAAGAAAAAAATAGTAGTATAGTTAAATTAATACTTGACAAATTAGATGCACAAAAAGTAGAAGGAATGGAAGATGAAAATATAATAAGTGTTTCTGCTTATTCGAGCAAATTAAAAGAATATATTAAATTAGGAAGTGAAAAAATAAATTTAAACGTAGCAATAAGATATAGTTCTTTTGACGATAAAACTTATATATGGGTGGCGACACCTATTATAGCTATAGAATATTAA
- the ald gene encoding alanine dehydrogenase gives MKIGVPKEIKTAEARVAITPAGVEAFIKNGHEVYIEKSAGMGSGITDEEYAKVGAKILNTAKEVFDVADMIMKVKEPQPSEYDYFKEGQILFTYLHLAPDKQQTEALLRKKVVGIAYETVQLDNGALPLLTPMSEVAGRMSVTIGAYLLTNINEGRGIVMGGVPGVEPAEVVIIGGGTVGTNAAKVAMGMGARVTILDVNPARLAYLDDIFGGRVTTLMSNSFNIAQSVKKADLLIGAVLIPGAKAPKLVTEEMVKTMKKGAVIVDVAIDQGGCIETCDRTTSHKDPYFIKHGVVHYSVPNIPGAVPRTSTFALTNVTLHYALEIANKGYKKALLENKALLKGLNVYKGMVTYKPVADAQGLEYVDPVEALDKE, from the coding sequence ATGAAAATTGGCGTTCCAAAAGAGATAAAAACTGCAGAGGCTCGTGTGGCTATTACTCCTGCGGGAGTTGAAGCTTTTATAAAAAATGGCCATGAAGTATATATTGAAAAAAGTGCAGGAATGGGAAGTGGCATAACTGATGAAGAATATGCAAAGGTTGGAGCGAAAATACTTAATACTGCAAAAGAAGTATTTGATGTAGCAGATATGATTATGAAGGTAAAAGAACCACAGCCAAGCGAATATGACTATTTCAAAGAAGGACAGATTCTTTTTACTTATCTTCATTTAGCTCCTGATAAACAACAAACAGAAGCTCTATTAAGGAAAAAAGTAGTAGGGATTGCTTATGAGACAGTACAATTAGATAATGGAGCACTTCCTCTCTTAACTCCCATGAGTGAAGTAGCTGGAAGGATGTCGGTGACAATAGGAGCTTATCTTCTTACCAACATAAATGAAGGAAGAGGAATTGTAATGGGCGGAGTCCCAGGAGTAGAGCCAGCAGAAGTAGTAATAATAGGTGGGGGAACGGTAGGTACAAATGCAGCAAAGGTAGCTATGGGGATGGGAGCAAGAGTTACAATATTGGATGTAAATCCAGCGAGACTTGCTTACCTTGATGACATATTTGGTGGACGAGTTACAACTTTGATGTCAAATAGTTTTAATATTGCTCAGAGTGTGAAGAAAGCAGATTTGCTAATAGGAGCAGTTTTGATACCTGGAGCAAAGGCGCCAAAACTTGTGACAGAAGAAATGGTAAAGACGATGAAGAAAGGTGCAGTAATAGTGGATGTTGCAATAGACCAAGGTGGTTGTATAGAGACCTGTGATAGAACGACTTCTCACAAAGACCCGTACTTTATAAAACATGGAGTAGTACATTATTCTGTGCCTAACATTCCAGGAGCGGTTCCGAGAACCTCTACTTTTGCTTTAACTAACGTAACATTGCATTATGCTTTAGAAATAGCAAATAAAGGATATAAGAAGGCTTTACTTGAAAATAAAGCTTTATTAAAAGGATTAAATGTTTATAAAGGAATGGTAACCTACAAACCTGTTGCAGATGCTCAAGGTTTAGAGTATGTTGACCCTGTTGAGGCTTTAGATAAAGAGTAA
- the rpiB gene encoding ribose 5-phosphate isomerase B, with amino-acid sequence MIALGADHGGYELKEAIKKYLDEKGIAYKDFGTFGTESVDYPDYALKVAEAVASHECSEGILVCGTGIGMSIAANKVPGIRAAHAEDVFSAKAAKEHNNANILCLGGRITGPGLAVMMVEEWLNATFQGGRHQRRIDKIAEIEKKYSK; translated from the coding sequence GTGATTGCATTAGGAGCTGACCATGGTGGCTATGAACTTAAAGAAGCTATAAAAAAGTATTTAGATGAAAAAGGAATAGCCTATAAAGATTTTGGAACTTTTGGTACAGAATCTGTAGATTATCCAGATTATGCCCTCAAAGTAGCAGAGGCTGTTGCATCTCATGAGTGCAGCGAAGGAATTTTAGTCTGTGGGACAGGCATTGGTATGTCAATAGCGGCAAATAAAGTACCAGGAATTAGAGCTGCTCATGCAGAAGATGTTTTTTCAGCAAAAGCCGCTAAGGAACACAACAATGCTAATATTTTGTGCTTGGGAGGACGCATCACAGGACCAGGACTTGCTGTGATGATGGTGGAAGAATGGTTAAATGCAACTTTCCAAGGAGGACGTCATCAGAGAAGGATTGACAAAATAGCGGAAATTGAGAAAAAGTATAGCAAATGA
- a CDS encoding PEP/pyruvate-binding domain-containing protein: MSETLLYKNYNPRLNRKNEDRIFGEGYIGGKASGLCFAEEVLEKYIDVFKQSVKIPESFFIATDYYQMFLDYNNLNDITEDTPYEEVEMRFREAKFPPEFKKVLTEILNKMYYPLAVRSSSLLEDNVKYSFAGKYYTTFIPNKGTDRERLKQLEKAIKEIYVSVYGPDAVAYRRKHAPDQKELMGVIVQQLIGSQKGMYFYPEVSGVGFSRNYRRWTDRIKIEDGVVRLVFGLGTKCTGRGYARIFSLTNLRLRPEGNNPKEIAKNSQETFDVLNLITGEVETYNINEVPQFLTYHDKIGDIAQIYSKRENAIFDINILNNSNDVFNKYIFTFENFPRKHRGFFNIISNLFKYLEEEMGMAVDIEFTYDLKKGEFYLLQTRPLSSYESFRKVHIPKDIEKKCVLLKGDRMLTNGILKNIKYIVYVDHEVYSQYRDKHEIARIIGRLNKSIGDRYILVGPGRWGSSNPYLGVPVIYNEISNAAMIVELGIKNGDFMPELSYGTHFFTDLDIDNILYMPVFDGYENNIFNEEWFKRGTYIDTAVKIFEGRFDAYLDGDKMIGYVISHEK; the protein is encoded by the coding sequence ATGTCTGAGACTTTATTATATAAAAATTACAATCCTCGCTTAAACAGAAAAAACGAAGATAGAATTTTTGGGGAAGGGTATATTGGAGGAAAAGCTTCAGGACTTTGCTTTGCAGAAGAGGTATTAGAAAAATATATTGATGTTTTTAAGCAAAGTGTAAAGATACCTGAAAGTTTTTTTATAGCTACTGATTATTATCAAATGTTTTTAGATTATAATAATTTAAATGATATAACGGAAGATACTCCTTATGAGGAAGTAGAAATGAGATTTAGAGAAGCTAAATTTCCTCCAGAATTTAAAAAAGTGCTGACAGAGATTTTAAATAAAATGTATTATCCTTTAGCTGTGAGGTCTTCTTCTTTATTAGAAGATAATGTAAAATATTCTTTTGCTGGCAAGTATTATACCACTTTTATTCCTAACAAGGGGACAGATAGAGAAAGGCTTAAACAATTAGAAAAAGCTATTAAAGAGATTTATGTAAGCGTATATGGCCCAGATGCCGTCGCATATAGGAGAAAACATGCTCCTGATCAAAAAGAATTAATGGGGGTAATTGTGCAACAACTGATAGGTTCACAAAAAGGTATGTATTTTTATCCAGAGGTTTCTGGAGTAGGCTTCTCTCGAAATTACAGACGGTGGACTGACAGAATTAAAATAGAAGATGGGGTTGTGAGATTAGTTTTTGGTTTAGGGACAAAGTGTACAGGTAGAGGATATGCGAGAATTTTTTCTCTAACTAATTTGCGTTTAAGGCCCGAAGGCAATAATCCAAAAGAAATAGCGAAAAATTCACAGGAAACTTTTGATGTGCTAAATTTAATTACAGGGGAAGTTGAGACCTATAACATAAATGAAGTACCGCAATTTTTAACATATCACGATAAGATAGGTGATATTGCTCAAATATACTCAAAAAGAGAGAACGCTATTTTTGATATCAATATACTGAATAACAGCAATGATGTTTTTAATAAATATATTTTTACTTTTGAAAACTTTCCGAGGAAACACAGAGGATTTTTTAACATAATCTCTAATTTGTTTAAATATCTTGAGGAAGAAATGGGAATGGCAGTTGACATTGAATTCACTTATGACTTAAAAAAAGGCGAATTTTATCTTCTTCAAACACGACCATTGAGTTCTTATGAGAGTTTCAGAAAAGTCCACATTCCTAAAGATATTGAAAAAAAATGTGTCTTGTTGAAAGGGGATAGAATGCTTACAAATGGCATCTTGAAAAACATAAAATATATAGTATACGTAGACCATGAAGTTTACAGCCAATATAGAGATAAACATGAAATTGCAAGAATAATAGGTAGACTCAATAAAAGTATAGGAGATAGATACATTCTTGTGGGTCCGGGAAGATGGGGTTCCTCTAATCCCTATTTAGGGGTACCTGTTATATACAACGAAATATCTAATGCTGCTATGATTGTAGAGCTTGGAATAAAAAATGGCGATTTTATGCCAGAGCTTTCTTATGGGACTCACTTTTTTACTGATTTAGACATTGATAACATTTTATACATGCCGGTATTTGATGGTTATGAAAATAATATTTTCAATGAAGAATGGTTTAAAAGGGGGACATATATCGACACGGCTGTCAAAATATTTGAAGGACGATTTGATGCTTATTTAGATGGAGACAAAATGATAGGGTATGTCATTTCTCATGAGAAGTAA
- a CDS encoding deoxycytidylate deaminase produces the protein MRPSWDEYFMQIVDVVKTRSTCLRRQVGAILVVDKHIISTGYNGPPTGLAHCEETGCLREQLGIPSGERPELCRGVHAEQNAIIQAALHGVSTKGATLYVSASPCVICAKMLINAGVKRIVYEEEYPDELAFKLLKEANIDLVKIERQK, from the coding sequence ATGAGACCCTCATGGGATGAATATTTTATGCAAATTGTAGATGTTGTAAAAACTCGCTCTACTTGTCTTAGAAGACAAGTAGGGGCTATTTTGGTGGTGGATAAACACATAATTTCAACAGGGTATAATGGTCCTCCTACAGGACTCGCCCATTGTGAAGAAACAGGTTGTTTGAGAGAGCAATTAGGGATACCGTCGGGAGAAAGGCCAGAGCTTTGTAGAGGTGTACATGCAGAGCAAAATGCGATTATACAAGCAGCGTTGCATGGGGTAAGTACTAAAGGGGCTACTCTCTATGTAAGTGCCAGTCCTTGTGTCATATGCGCTAAAATGTTAATCAATGCAGGAGTTAAGCGAATTGTATATGAAGAGGAGTATCCCGATGAATTAGCTTTTAAACTTTTAAAGGAAGCAAATATTGACTTAGTAAAAATTGAGCGACAAAAATAA